A window of the Nitrospinota bacterium genome harbors these coding sequences:
- the mutS gene encoding DNA mismatch repair protein MutS, giving the protein MGPSEDETPMMQQYQGIKRDCPDAILFFRMGDFYEMFNEDAKIASRILEIALTSRSKNKANSIPMCGIPHHAATAYISKLIKAGKKVALCEQTEDPKFAKGLVRREIVRIITPGTVLDDSLLDPKSNHFVVSLFFGKDGLGLAALDISTGLFKVTEIRGDNAVSLLADELEKISPKEILVPESTAAEANGNTPWLNNDAIYQHSCEDWTFSFSEAYRNLLEHFNTGSLEGFGCENLRLAISAAGALIHYLQETQKSALRHISALSTYHIHNSMLLDHTTIRSLELVQSSDGSRKNSLLDLLDTTQTPMGARRIKEWILKPLIDRKTIEERLTLVATFKQNPLPRKDMRDQLQRIHDLERLVGRISLSICGPRDLIALKNSIETFPEILFLLNQFQAEAISQLTKTWDNLENIFQLIDEKIMDDPPIHLKDGHLIKPGCDAELDRLKSISKDGKTWIATLETKEKERTGIPLLKVGFNRIYGYYIEVTKKNSDRVPEEYIRKQSLVNAERYISPELKEYEVEITGAEDKISELELQLFHKIREDIARQGPRIQAMARTIGKIDALFSFAEIAHQNNYCRPTLLEDSTLLLKNGRHPLVEKIDPLNQFIANDTLLDSTDNQIMIITGPNMAGKSTFLRQVALITLMAQVGSFVPADEARIGVVDRIFSRVGAQDHLLKGQSTFMVEMNEAANILNNATARSLIILDEIGRGTSTFDGISIAWSIVEYLHALTGEQGGPKTLFATHYHELTDLALVLPGVNNFNVQVKEWNDEIIFLRKIVSGGADKSYGIQVARLAGLPEKVLNRALEVLDNLEKSEFDEVGRPKISHSESDPLDVGPQQLMMFTEDHSPLLKKLDDLNPDDLTPRKALDLIFELKALRKNF; this is encoded by the coding sequence ATGGGCCCGTCGGAAGACGAAACCCCGATGATGCAGCAATACCAGGGCATCAAAAGGGATTGTCCCGATGCGATTCTCTTTTTCCGCATGGGAGATTTCTATGAAATGTTCAATGAGGACGCCAAGATCGCTTCCCGCATCCTGGAGATCGCCCTGACCTCACGCAGTAAAAACAAAGCCAATTCGATTCCCATGTGCGGCATCCCTCACCATGCCGCCACCGCTTATATCTCCAAATTGATCAAGGCGGGAAAGAAAGTCGCGCTCTGCGAACAGACGGAAGACCCCAAATTTGCAAAAGGTTTGGTCCGGCGCGAAATTGTCCGTATCATAACACCGGGAACGGTTCTCGATGATTCCTTGCTGGACCCCAAAAGCAACCATTTTGTGGTTTCCCTGTTCTTCGGCAAAGACGGGCTGGGCTTAGCCGCCCTCGATATTTCCACAGGGCTGTTCAAGGTCACCGAAATCCGGGGAGATAATGCGGTTTCACTCCTTGCAGACGAATTGGAAAAAATCAGTCCTAAAGAGATCCTTGTCCCAGAGTCTACAGCGGCGGAAGCCAATGGCAATACGCCCTGGTTAAATAACGACGCCATCTATCAGCACAGCTGTGAAGACTGGACGTTTTCTTTTAGCGAAGCCTACCGGAACTTGCTCGAGCACTTCAACACCGGTTCGCTGGAGGGGTTTGGCTGTGAAAATTTAAGACTGGCGATTTCTGCGGCAGGCGCCTTGATTCATTACCTGCAGGAAACCCAGAAATCCGCCTTGCGCCATATCAGCGCACTCTCTACCTATCATATTCATAACTCCATGCTTCTGGATCACACCACCATCCGAAGCCTGGAGCTGGTGCAGTCGAGTGATGGAAGTCGTAAAAATTCTCTTTTGGATTTGCTGGACACCACCCAAACTCCGATGGGAGCAAGAAGGATCAAGGAATGGATTTTAAAACCACTGATCGATCGGAAGACCATCGAGGAACGCCTGACCCTGGTAGCCACCTTCAAACAAAATCCGCTCCCTAGAAAAGACATGCGCGACCAACTGCAAAGGATTCACGACCTGGAGCGCCTGGTCGGGCGAATATCGCTTTCCATCTGCGGTCCCCGCGATTTGATCGCGCTTAAAAATTCTATCGAAACCTTTCCGGAAATTCTCTTCCTGCTCAACCAGTTTCAAGCAGAGGCCATCTCTCAACTTACGAAAACCTGGGACAATCTGGAAAATATATTTCAACTCATAGATGAGAAAATCATGGACGATCCGCCCATCCACCTGAAAGACGGGCATCTGATAAAACCCGGATGCGATGCGGAACTCGACCGGCTGAAATCGATCAGCAAAGATGGTAAAACCTGGATCGCCACTCTCGAAACGAAAGAGAAAGAGCGGACCGGAATCCCCCTTTTAAAAGTGGGGTTCAATAGAATTTACGGCTACTACATAGAGGTCACCAAAAAAAATAGCGACCGCGTTCCCGAGGAATACATTCGCAAACAGTCTCTGGTCAATGCGGAACGCTACATCTCTCCCGAATTGAAAGAGTATGAGGTCGAAATAACCGGGGCGGAAGACAAGATATCGGAATTGGAGCTTCAGCTTTTTCATAAAATCCGCGAAGACATCGCCCGGCAGGGTCCGCGCATCCAGGCCATGGCCCGGACTATCGGAAAAATAGACGCCCTGTTTTCCTTTGCCGAAATAGCTCACCAGAATAATTATTGCCGCCCCACCCTCCTTGAGGATTCCACCCTCCTGCTGAAGAACGGCAGACATCCTCTGGTAGAAAAAATTGACCCTCTCAATCAGTTCATTGCCAACGACACCCTTCTCGATTCCACCGACAATCAGATCATGATCATCACCGGTCCCAACATGGCCGGTAAATCCACCTTCCTGCGCCAAGTCGCCCTGATCACCTTGATGGCCCAGGTCGGAAGTTTTGTTCCCGCTGACGAAGCCCGGATCGGGGTGGTGGATCGGATCTTTTCCAGAGTCGGGGCACAGGATCACCTTTTGAAAGGACAATCCACCTTCATGGTGGAAATGAACGAGGCTGCCAATATCTTAAATAACGCCACAGCCAGGAGCCTGATCATCCTCGATGAAATCGGTCGCGGCACCAGCACCTTTGATGGAATCAGCATCGCCTGGTCGATCGTCGAATATCTCCACGCCTTGACCGGGGAACAAGGCGGACCCAAAACCCTGTTTGCGACTCATTACCACGAACTGACGGATCTGGCCCTGGTTCTTCCCGGAGTTAATAATTTCAACGTTCAGGTCAAGGAGTGGAATGATGAGATCATATTCCTGCGGAAAATCGTCTCAGGCGGGGCGGATAAGAGCTATGGAATTCAGGTTGCCCGGCTGGCTGGCTTGCCGGAAAAAGTATTGAACCGCGCTTTAGAGGTTCTGGATAATCTGG